CTTCAGTCCGAGCTTCTCGCGGTCGCCCGGACCGCCGCCGTGGCCGAGCGAGGTGATGAAATCGAGTTTGTCGACGAAGGCGCGCTTCGACATCGCCATCGTGATGAAGATTTCGCCGCAGCACGCCGCGATCTCCGGCGCCCCGCCGCCGCCCGGTAGCCTGACCTTCGGATGATCGTACGGGCCGACCACCGTCGTGTTGAGGTTGGCGTAGCGGTCGATCTGCGCGCCGCCGAGGAAGCCGACCGTGATGCGCTCGCCCTGCAGCCAGTAGCGGAACATCTCCGACACCGGCACCGTCGTCAGCGCCGTGTCGCACAGCTCGCCGTCGCCGATCGACAGCGGCAGCACCTCGGGCTTGGTGTCGATAGTGCCCGACTCGTAGATCAGCGTGATCCCCGGCGCGTGCGTACGCCGCGCGAGGTTGCATGCCGCCGACGGCGCGCCGATGCCGACGAAGCAGACGTCGTCGTTGCCGAGGGCGCGCGCCGCAGCGACGGTCATGATCTCGGAAGGCGTATACGCGCTCATGACGCCCTCGCGTGCCGGGCGAAAGCCGACACGTCCTTGCCGAGCACATTCTCCTTCATCCACGCCGTGAACGTGTCGCGCTCCTTCGCGATCGCGTCCCACGCCTTGTAGAAGGCGTTGGCGCGCTTGTAGTAGCCCTGCGCGTACGAGGGAAACGCGCCGCCCGGCACGACGGCAATCGCCGACACGGTCCACGACGGCAGGATGATCGCGTTGCGGCTGCGTTCGCCGAAATCCCCGACAATCTCCTCGACCGTGACCACCGAACGCCGCGCCGCCAGCACCGCCTCTTTCTGCACGCCGACGATGCCTTCGAGCAGCACGTTGCCCTCGCGGTCGGCGCGCAGCGCGTGGATGACAGCGACATCGGGCCGGATCGCCGGCACCGTCGCCAGCACCTCGCCGGTATACGGGCAGGTGACGGACCGGATCGCCGGATTAACCCGCACCAGTTCGACGCCGCGATAGCCGCGGAACACCGCGAACGGCAGGTTCGCCGCGCCGGCGTCGTAAGCATTGGCCATCGCGGCGTGCGAATGTTCCTCGATCGCCAGCGGTCCCGGCCAGCCGTTCTCGACTGCGTCGCGCAGGCGATAGAGCGAGCCGACGCCTGGGTTGCCGCCCCACGAAAACGTCAGCTTCTCCGCCGCGCCCATGCCGATGAGCTGGTCGTAGATCAGGTCCGGCGTCATGCGGATCAGCTTCAGGCGTTTGCGCCCCTGCCGGATCACCTCATGGGCCGCCGCAAACGGGATGAGGTGCGTGAACCCCTCCATCGCCACTGCGTCGCCATCGCGGACGTTGGCGGCGATTGCATCGTGCAGGGAAAGAAACTCGGCCATCGACAGAACTCGGTCTCCACATCCCACTCGGCGCACATTGACGCGTGCCGCTTGTTCGTTTATCGAACATATGTTCGTTTAGCGACCGGATATTCGACGAGGCCTCCCTCTATGTCAACGGCAAAGCCGAGCGCCTTCAGCAGCAGCCCGGAGTACATGGCGACGCTCGCCAAAGGCCTGGCGGTGCTGGGCGCCTTCGGCGAACAGCGCCCGGCGATGACCCTGTCGGCCGCCGCCGCCGCCTCCGGCCTGTCGCGCGCCGCAGCCCGCCGCGTGCTGCTCACCCTTGCCGACCTCGGCTACGTCACACAGCGCGGCCGCGACTTCGCACTGGCGCCGCGCATCCTCGAGTTGGGCTTCGCCTATCTTTCGACCCAGTCGTGGCTCGACCGCGCCGAGCCGCTGATGAAGGAACTGAGCCACGATGTGCAGGAGTCGTGCTCGGCCGCGATCCTGCAGGGCAGCGAGATCGTCTACGTCGCGCGCATGCCGGCGCCGCACCGCCTGATGTCGGTGACCATCGCGGTCGGCACGCGCCTCCCCGCCTTCCACACCTCGCTCGGACGCGTGCAGTTGGGCTTCCTCGACGACGCCGAGTTGGCGAAACGCTGGGCCGCGAGCCCGAAGGCGCGGCTGACCGACAAAGCAATCGACGGCAAGGCGGCGCTCATCGCCCGCATCCGGGCCGACCGCGCCCAGGGCTGTGCCATCGTCGACGAGGAACTGGAGAAGGGCCTGCGCTCGATCGCGGTCCCGATCGTGACCAGAAGCGGCGAGGCCGTCGGCGCGATCAACCTCTCCGCTCATTCCAGCCGCACGACGAAGGCCGATCTCCGCGACCGCTTCCTGCCGAAACTCGAGGCCGTCGCCCGCGCCATTTCGCGCACGCTGATCTGATCGGACGCCGCGTTTGAGCAGTCCGTCGGAGGCGTGCTGCGTGGCCCGGGTCGATGTGCGCCGCTGGAAACATATCCGACCATCGGCAGTTGTACGCGCGCCGTCAGCACGAACGCCGCCAGTCGTGAAAGTCCGCGGATGTGCGTCACGTATTCGAGATGGCTACCTCCCCGAGCTTCATGAATTTCCCTCATTCCATCTTTCGGAATATCCTTGGAGGCGGCGGCGCGGCGTGAAGCCACGACCCGGTGGGCGCGGAGCATGTCGGCGAAGGAGCGCGGGGATGGATGAGCGCTTATTTGACCGTCGTCTCGCCGAAGCCGTCGCCGCGATCTACTCGGCGGCGCCGGTGCCGTCGTCGTGGCCGAATACGCTGCAGGCGATTGCCGACGTCTTCGACGACTTTGGTGCGATTATGCTCTACCAGCGCGGCGACGGCAGCAGCGCCAGCATCGTTTCGCCGTCGATGGCGCCGGCCCAGGCCGCCTATGCCGACGAATGGTGGCGCCAGGACGTCCGCTTCCTGCGAGCGATCGAGCGGGGCTACCTCGCGGCGGGCGACATGCTGACCGACCGCCACGTCGTGACCGACGCCGAGATCTCCACGCTGCCGTTCTACACGGAGTTTCTGGCGAACCAGAACCTTGCCTGGTTCGCGGGCGCGAACATCTCTCCCGATCCGCATTTGGTCGCCGGCCTGTCCATCCAGCGGGTTCGGGGGAGGCCCGCATTCAGCGCTGCCGAGCTGTCGACGTTGGGGTGGCTGAGCCGGCACGTGGAAAATTCGTTGCGTCTCGGCGCGCGCCTTTTTGCAGCGGAGCTGACCAACCTTGCCCTCGAGGAGGCACTGACGCGGCTCGATGTCGGCGTGTTCCTGGCCGACGCCTCCGGCAGCATGTCGCCGGCCAACCAGATCGCGTCGCAGCTCATCGGGAGTGCGCTTGTGCTGTCGAACGGCCGGCCGATGGCCCGCTTCGAACCCGAACGCACGCTGCTGCGGGAAGCAGTTGCCGCCGCCGTTGCCGGACCGGCCGATCCCAGACATGCGCCGCGGCCGATCGTCATTCACGGCGTCGGAGAAACGAAATACGCCGTCGCCTACGTGCTGCCCGTCGCCGCCGCGGGCATCCACTCCTTCGGGCTTGAACTCGCCGACGTGCGGGCGCTGGTCATCGTTCGCCGCGCCGGTCGGGGTGATCCGATCGACCCGTCGCTGGTGCGCGATATTCTCAATCTGACCCTGGGCGAGTCGCGCGTCGCCGCGCTCGTCGGCGCCGGCATCCCGCCGAAGGCGGCGGCCGAGCGGCTGGGCATCACCGAGGAGACGGTGCGCACCGTGCTGAAGCGCGTGTTCGCGAAGACCGGAATTTCCCGCCAGGGAGACTTGGCCGCGCTGCTGACTCGGCTGGTCCTCGGCTGACGCCATCGACGGCGCCGAGGCGCGGCTTACTTGTGGCAGCCCGCCACGTTCAACTGCGCCTGCCATTCGAAATTCAGCCGGTAGACCAGAGTGCCGGCGGGCGCTTCGTCGCCGAATTTTCCGTCGGTCACCTTAACGTTGGCGATGATCGGCTCCTGCGGCACGCCGCCCTCGTCGGTGTATTCGGCGTAGACCGTCATCTTCCCGACGAGCAACCCCTTTTCGGTTACGGCGAGGTTGGTTTCCTCGAAGGTCTCCGGCGTTGCCATGCCGCCGGTGTTCCACCGGCCGGTAAAGTGGACGTGGCCGTCGTCGCTGAACGCGATCCGGCCCTTTGCGAGGTCGTCGGGCTGGTCGCTGTCGAGCCGAATCAGGCTGAACTGGCAGCTATAGCCGCTGTAGCGCGTCGTCAGCTTCAGGTTGGAGAAGTCGAACGCAAGCGGCGAGATGTCGAAGTTGGGATCGGGCTTCACCTCGATCGTGTAGTGCTTGAATTTCGCCAGGAAATCGGACGTGTCGTCGGCAAGCCCCGGCGTCGCCGCGGCAAGCAGCAGAGCACCGGCAAGAACGAAGGCGGCAGCGCGCTTACGCATCGAACAGCAGTCCATAGGCGTGCGGCAGCTTTGGCTCCATGAAGATGCGCTCGGCAATTTCGTCGTGCGGCAGGCCGAACGCAGCTTCGATCGCGGCGGCGCAGATCGTGCGGTAGTCGAGGGTCGAGGCGAGATCGCGCCCCTCGAACATCTCCTTGTCGCCGAGCCCGGGCCAGTTAGCGACCACGCTCGCCTTCTTGAGCAGGCCGCCGGCGATCAGGGCCGCGGTGCCCCAGCCGTGGTCGGTCCCGGCGGAGCCGTTTTCCTGCACCGTGCGGCCGAACTCGGTGAGCGTCAGGATGATGCTGTTCTTCCAGGCGTCGCCGAGACCGTGTTTGTAGTTGAGGAAAATCTGATCGACGATGGTGTGGCGATCGGCCTGGCGGCCTTCGTCGGCGCCCTGCTGCGAATGGGTGTCGAAGTCGGTGACGCGGATCACCGAGACGTTCGGGCCGCCGGGTTTCGCCATCTCCTTGCCGGCATGCATTGCGAGCGCGGCGGGCTCGCGGCGCCGGTCTTCGAGAGCGCCGGTGCGCATCGCCAGCTTCGCGAACGCCTCGCTGGCGTCGCCGGTGTACGCGGCCTCGAGCGCCGTCATCAGGTCGCGCGTTGGGCCCTCCGAGCCCGGAATGCTCGCTGGGTAGAGGTTATCGAGATCGGCGGCGCCACGGATCAGCAGTGGCATGTCGAGCGCCAGCGACTTGCCTGGAATGCCGGCAAGTTCCATCGCGCGGCCGAGCCAGCCGGTCTGGATCGCGAACGGTTTCGCGATGCCGGTCTGCATCAGGTTCTGGCCTTCGAAATGCGAACGCAGCGTGTAGGGGATCGAGGTGGCGTGGACGATCGCCGCCTCGCCGTTGGCGAGCATCTGCGAGAACGCGGCGAAGGAAGGATGGAGCCCGAAGAACGGGTTGAGCTTGATCGCCTTGGTCGGCACCAGATCCTTGCGCCGCTTGATCAGCGCCGGATCGCCGATCGGCGGAACGGCGGCGAGCCCGTCCATGCCGCCTTCAAGGATGATGACGCCGATCTTGCCGAGCTCGCGCGTCTGCGTGAAGCCGCGTGCGGGGAAACCGGCAAAGAAGACGCTGGCCGCGGCGCTCTGCAGTATGTGGCGGCGGGTAAGCATGGTCATGCCTCCGTGAATTCCGGACTGCAGAAGAGCAGCATGAACTTGCCGTAGTCCGACATCGGACTCTTCTCCATGAGAGCGCGCGTCTCGGGCAGCACCTGATAACGATCGGCGATGTCGTTGGCCTGAAGTTTCGGCGAGCCGGAACGCTGGGTGAGCTGCGCCAGGCGAACGCGGCGCTCCATGTGCTCCGGCGAGATCCAGTCGCTACGCGCGTCCGAGAAGCCGTTCGGCTGCCGGATGCTCCAGTTGTTCTGGCCGAGTTCGTCGAGGATTTTTTCGGGGTGGCGCTCGGCCGGACCGAACACCTCGAGTTCTTCATAGCCGACGAACAGGCTGGCGCCCGAGATACGCAGCATCTGATAGAGCCAGCACTCCGGCTGCTGGAACTTGCGCGCATCCGGCTCGGTCGCGCGCTGCAGCACCGCCTTGTTGATGGCGATCATGCTGCCCTTGCTGTCGCGCCAGGCGTTGGAGATGAAGGCGACGTCATCGGCGGTCGGCTCTTCGCGGATGAAGTGGTGCGCGAGCTTGAACGATATGAATTCGCGACCTTCGTCGCGCGTGGCGAGGAAGTCGGTCAGTTGATGCAGGCCTTCCTTGCCTTCCGGGAAAACCTGCCCGAGGACCGTCTTCTTGCCTGGCTCGTGCCAGGCTTTGCGAAACATCTGGTGCCAGCGGTCCCCAGGCGGAAAGTCCCTGTCGGGAATTTCCATGGTGTAGCCCCAGCCGGTCAACACCTTGGCGGCCTCGCGTACATCCGCCTGGGCGTAGCCCGCCTTGGGCGACAGCGAGTGTAGCTCCATCATCTCGCGCGCGAGATTCTCGTTGATGTCGGCGTAGGTGCCTTTGGCGTGAAACTCGCGACCCAATTTCGAATTTGGACCGATTGAATATTGGGCGTCGAGATACGACAGCATCGCGGGGTGTGTCTCGACGTCGTAGAGCAAGGCCGCGAAGTCGCGGACCATGTTGGCCTTGATCGCGGCGTCGGTGTAGTGGCCGAGGACGTGGGTCGACTTGCTGTTCTCGCCGATGGTGAAGTGGTTCGCCCAGAAATTGGCGAAGCGCTCGAACACCGGCGTCGGCGAGAACACTGCGTCGGCGCAGTGGCGGATGATGTCGTAGTAAATATGCGTGGTCGCGTTGTAGAGCGCGCTCCGCTTCTGTTCGGCGCTCGGGTCGTTGCTCTTCTGGAGTTTCTCCTCGCCGGACTTGTATTTGATGAGGTTGGCGACGCGCTGCTCAAGCGACCAGTTCAGCTCGGCCGGCCATGGTTTGATGTCGGGCTGGTTGAAATGGGCAATGCCGACCGATCCCGGCACCGTCTCCATCTGGGCCATCGCCCACTCCAGCACGTCGCCGGGATTCTCATCCGGGCGAAGGCCGTAGCCAACCTTGCGGGCGAAGCGAAACGAGTCGGCAGGCGACAGAGCCATCTTCCATCCGAGCGGCTATTCGGACGCCGGCGATGCCCGACGGCGTCCTTGGCTCAACCTAGAATAGATCGCTAACAAAAGGGAGGGGCTGCGTCATGCCCCATATGGGGCATGACATGCCGATCGCCGCGCCTGAATCGCGGTGAGCGGGGCGCCGGCGTCGGAAGCCCGCAAACAGCGATAAAGCGCCTGCTCTCATGCGCCGGCATGGCAAGTTCCCCGCGGCGTACCGGGTATTCGCGCAGATTGTGCCGCCGGGCTAAAGTTCCCTTCGTCCCAGCCCAAGAGATATTTCTGCGGTCTTCTAGTGTAGCATTTCGAGAACGGTGAATTGGTGTGACCGCGGTGACCGAGAGTTCGGCTTTATACAGATTCGCCACCGACGATTTTCCGGACCGCGACAAAGCTTCGGTCTGGCGCGACCACTTTGGCGACGCGATCGTCAATATGGACATGACGGCGCTTGGCGACGAGCCGTTCCGCTCCGTGTGCTACATCCGCGCCCTTCCCGATCTCAATGTGTGGTGGTGCTCGATCACCGAGTCGGAGGTGCGGCGGACGCCCGTCCATGTCGCCGATGCGGACGACAGCCTGGTGCTCGCGATTGTCGGCCAAGGGCGGACCGCGATCGTCCAGTCCGGCCGCGAGGCGGTTATCGGTCATGGCGAGGCGCTCCTGTGGTCGGCCGAGCGGACCGGCGTCTATCGCAATCTGAGCGCGGCCGGCATGGTCTGCCTGAAATTTTCCCGGCGCAGCCTAGCCGCGACGGTGCCCGACCTCGAGCGCACATTGATGACGCCGATCCCGGCATCCAACGAAGCTCTGCGATTGCTGACCAGCTACGTCGAGATCATGCGCGCCGATCCGGGTTCGCTGGCGCCCGAACTGCAGGCGCTCGGCGTGCCGCATATTCACGACCTCGCATCGCTGGCACTCGGCGCGACCCGCGATGCCAGGGAGCGGGCTGAGGCCGGCGGTTTGTCCGCGGCCCGGCTGCACGCGATCAAGGCAGACATCCTGGCGAACCTCGCGAGCCCCGACCTCGGGGTCGATGCGATCGCGGCCCGCTGCGCGATTTCGCCACGCTACATGCGCACGCTGTTCGAACGCGACCACACCACCTTCACCGACTTCCTGCGCGAGCAGCGTTTGCGGCGGGCCTATCGCATTCTCAGCGATCCGGCTTCGCTCGGGCGCAGCATCGGCACGGTCGCTCTGGATTGCGGCTATGCCAGCATCTCCTATTTCAACCAGGCCTTTCGCCGACGCTACGGCGCGACGCCGACGGACATTCGCAATAGCGCAGCGAAAGACATGCGTTGAGCGACTTTCGTTTTTCGACCGGCGATTATCAGCAGACCGACAGCATCGCGGTCTGGCGGGAGATTTTCGGCCAGAAGATCGCGAACCTGGACATGGAGCCGATCGCCGGCCAGCCGTTCCGAGGCGAGGTGTTCGTTCGCACGCTGCCGGATCTGACGATCGGATTGACCGCGAGCTCGCCCAACCGCATCAAGCGGACGAGAGCCCTGATCGCCGACGGAAACGACGACGTCATGCTGGGCATCATGCTGACGGGACGGGCCACGATTTTCCAGCAGAATTTCGGTGAAGTAAGCGTCGATACCGGCGATGCCGTCGTCTGGTCGAACGCCACGCCCGGCCACAGCCACTATTCGGAGCCGATCGAGTTTCTCTCCATCGCGATTCCGCGCAGCGCGCTGCTGCCGCATCTGCTGCATCCCGATAACGCGGCGCCCGCGATCGTTCCGGCCAGCAACAAGGTGCTGCGGCTGCTGGTACTGTACGTTCAGGCCATGCAGCGGACGAGCATGCCGCAGGGCCTGCAGTCCGTCGCGGCCATGCATGTGCGAGATCTGGTAGCCACCATGCTCGGGCCGACCGCCGATGCGGCCCACCTCGCAGCGCGCCGCGGCGTGTCCAACGCGCGCCTGCGCGCCATCAAGGTCGACATCGCCGCCAATTTCAGCCGGCCCGATCTGACGATCGGTGCAATTTCCGCGCGGCACGGCATGTCGCCCCGGACCATAGGCGCGCTGTTCAACCGGGAAGGCACGACCTTCACGGACTTCGTGCTGGAGCAGCGGCTGGCGCAGGTGCATCGCATGCTGGTCGATCCACGTTTCGCCGATCGCACGATCAGCAGCCTCGCGCTCGAATCCGGATTCGGCGATATCTCTTATTTCAACAACGCGTTTCGGCGCCGCTACGCGGCGACGCCGAGCGATGTGCGGGCCGCGGCCGGTCCCCGAGGCTGACGGCAGCATCGATCCGTGGATGGATTTGCCGCTACGCAATGTTGCCAGGCGGCAACAGGCACAATTCATCGGCCCTCCGCGCCGCATAATGCCGCGCAGCTAAAGTCATCGCGTCGGCCAGCCCAAGCCACTGTTCCTGCTGACACAATATCGTTCTCCCGGATGCGCCGAGACTCAGCGCGCGTTTGGGGGCGAGATGATTTCCGTACGAAGGACTGGCGACGCCGGTACGCGCCGCTTCTTTCACGTCGGTTCGCGGATGGCGCTGCTCGCGGCAACGGCGCTCGTCGTTCTCGGCGGTGGACCCGAGCACGCCCGCGCGCAGTCCCTCATCGACGGCGGCAGCGTGGTCAACGTGCCGGGCACGGAAGCCTCTCCCTGGAATCTCGTCGGCCCACTCACCGTCGGTGGCAGCGGCAACGGCACTTTGAACATCGGGGCGGGTGGCCTGGCCGGCGCGGTCACCAACACGGCAGCCGAGCTCGGCCACGATGCCGGGAGCAACGGCGTCATCACGGTCACCGGCGCCAGTTCGACGTGGACGACCTCCGGTGTCGTCACGGTCGGCCATGAAGGCACCGGCTCGCTCAGCGTCACCGGCGGCAGCATCGTCAACGCCAATGGAGTCTATGTCGGCCTGAACGAGGGCTCCTCCGGCACGGTGACGATCGGTGGCACCAACACGATCTTTACAAGCGGCTCGTTCGCCACCGTCGGCTACAGCGGGACCGGAACGCTGACGGTATCCGACGGGGCGCACGCGAATACGGACGGGGCCGTCATCGGCCTGAATGCCGACTCGAACGGCACGGCAACGATCACCGGGACCGGATCGGTCTGGACCATTGTCCACGACCTGGCTGTCGGCGACGCAGGCACGGGCGGCCTGACGGTGTCCGACGGCGGTTCGATCATCAGCGAGGCCAGCTCTCTCGGCTACTACACGGCCGGCTATGGCGCCGCCACCGTGACCGGCGCCGGCTCGAGCTGGGCCAACAGCAAGGATCTGCATGTCGGCGAGAAGGGCACCGGCAGCCTGACGATCGCCGACGGCGGCGTCGTTTCGAACGCCAACGGTTACATCTCCTACAACGGCGTCATCAGCGGCCTGCCCAGCATCGTAAAGGTCACCGGCGCCGGCTCGACCTGGACCAACAGCGCCGACCTGTACGTCGGCCTGGTCGGCAGCGGCGCATTGAACATCGAGGCCGGCGGCAAGGTGACCGCCGCCAATGCCTACGTCGGGGGCAGCAACGGGGGACAGGGCATCGTCGAGGTCGACGGCGCCGGCTCGTCGCTCGGCGTCGTCGCCGAGCTGAACGTCGGCTATGTGGAAGCCGGATCGCTGACGATCTCCAATGGCGGCGCGGTCACCAGCGTCGGCGCGGCGATCGGCTACGGCGGCACCGCGCTCGGCTCCGCCACGGTGGACGGCACCGGCTCGACCTGGACCAACACCTCGAGCCTTTTCGTCGGCTACTACGGCACCGGCACCCTCGAAATCCTCGATGGCGGCAGCGTCGGCAGCGTTGCCGGCTACGTCGGCCTCGAGGCCGGCTCGACCGGCGGCGTCACTGTCGATGGCGCCGGGTCAACGTGGACCAACGACGGAGTCGTCGTCGGCTATTCCGGCACCGGGACACTGACGATTTCCAACGGCGGCGTCGTTGGCGGCGTCGCCGGCAACGCCGTCCTGGGGACTCAGGCAGGCGCCAGCGGAACGGCGAGTGTCGATGGAAGCAATTCGAAATGGACGGTCGCCGAGAATCTGTCGGTCGGCTCCGCCGGCACCGGCGCGCTGACGATTTCCAGCGGCGGCCTTGTCTCGGTCGCCGGCGTCGTCGGAATCGCCGACGGCCTGGGCTCCGTCGGCACGCTCAACATCGGCGCGGCCGCCGGATCGACGGCGGCGGCCGCGGGCACGCTTGCCGTCACCAACGTGACGTTCGGCGACGGCACGGGCGCGATCAACTTCAATCATACGGGTACGAACTATGACTTCACGCCCGCCATCGCCGGCGTCGGCACGATCAACCAGCTCGCCGGCACGACGGTCCTGAGCGCGAACTCCGCGAGCTTCACGGGCGCGACCAATGTGAGCGGCGGGCGCCTGGCGGTGAACGGTTCGCTCGCCGGCTCGATCGCGACGGTATCGGGAGGCGGCATCCTTGGCGGCACCGGCACGGTCGGCGGCATCATCGCCAATGCCGGCGGCATCGTCGGCCCGGGCAACTCGATCGGCACGCTCAACGTCAGCGGCGACACGAGCTTCGCCGACGGCTCCATCTACCGGGTCGAGGCAAACGACGCCAGCCAGTCGGACAAGATCGTTGCCACCGGCACCGCGACCATCAACGGCGGCACGGTGCAGGTGGTGGTCGAGCCGGGCGCCTACGCCCCGTCGACCGATTACGTCATCCTGACCGCCAACGGCGGGC
The sequence above is drawn from the Bauldia sp. genome and encodes:
- a CDS encoding helix-turn-helix transcriptional regulator codes for the protein MDERLFDRRLAEAVAAIYSAAPVPSSWPNTLQAIADVFDDFGAIMLYQRGDGSSASIVSPSMAPAQAAYADEWWRQDVRFLRAIERGYLAAGDMLTDRHVVTDAEISTLPFYTEFLANQNLAWFAGANISPDPHLVAGLSIQRVRGRPAFSAAELSTLGWLSRHVENSLRLGARLFAAELTNLALEEALTRLDVGVFLADASGSMSPANQIASQLIGSALVLSNGRPMARFEPERTLLREAVAAAVAGPADPRHAPRPIVIHGVGETKYAVAYVLPVAAAGIHSFGLELADVRALVIVRRAGRGDPIDPSLVRDILNLTLGESRVAALVGAGIPPKAAAERLGITEETVRTVLKRVFAKTGISRQGDLAALLTRLVLG
- a CDS encoding autotransporter domain-containing protein; translation: MISVRRTGDAGTRRFFHVGSRMALLAATALVVLGGGPEHARAQSLIDGGSVVNVPGTEASPWNLVGPLTVGGSGNGTLNIGAGGLAGAVTNTAAELGHDAGSNGVITVTGASSTWTTSGVVTVGHEGTGSLSVTGGSIVNANGVYVGLNEGSSGTVTIGGTNTIFTSGSFATVGYSGTGTLTVSDGAHANTDGAVIGLNADSNGTATITGTGSVWTIVHDLAVGDAGTGGLTVSDGGSIISEASSLGYYTAGYGAATVTGAGSSWANSKDLHVGEKGTGSLTIADGGVVSNANGYISYNGVISGLPSIVKVTGAGSTWTNSADLYVGLVGSGALNIEAGGKVTAANAYVGGSNGGQGIVEVDGAGSSLGVVAELNVGYVEAGSLTISNGGAVTSVGAAIGYGGTALGSATVDGTGSTWTNTSSLFVGYYGTGTLEILDGGSVGSVAGYVGLEAGSTGGVTVDGAGSTWTNDGVVVGYSGTGTLTISNGGVVGGVAGNAVLGTQAGASGTASVDGSNSKWTVAENLSVGSAGTGALTISSGGLVSVAGVVGIADGLGSVGTLNIGAAAGSTAAAAGTLAVTNVTFGDGTGAINFNHTGTNYDFTPAIAGVGTINQLAGTTVLSANSASFTGATNVSGGRLAVNGSLAGSIATVSGGGILGGTGTVGGIIANAGGIVGPGNSIGTLNVSGDTSFADGSIYRVEANDASQSDKIVATGTATINGGTVQVVVEPGAYAPSTDYVILTANGGRSGTFDAVTSNLAFYAPSLTYDPNNVYLKLTRNSLGFAAIGETPNQIATGGGVGSLGSGNTLYDAVLGFSTDEVRDAFDQLSGEVHASARGAMIEDSRFPREAALDRLRAAATADRPAVWGRGVGAWGRSDGDGNAARIDRSTGAIFIGADAALPGGARAGIVAGYRRTTFDVTDRRSSGASDNYDVGLYGGATFGDLTLRTGAAYTWHDVSTSRSVEFPGVTDRLTGNYNAGTAQVFGELGYGMRAGKVALEPFANLAYVSLHADGFTEKGGPAALTGAGAVSDATFTALGLRASTGFTIAGVNATAEGMLGWRHVFGDAFALSTMRFAEGGDAFSIGGAPVARDAAVAEAGLNFAITPAATLGVSLSGQFGPGFSDQSANADFNVKF
- a CDS encoding DUF1800 family protein; amino-acid sequence: MALSPADSFRFARKVGYGLRPDENPGDVLEWAMAQMETVPGSVGIAHFNQPDIKPWPAELNWSLEQRVANLIKYKSGEEKLQKSNDPSAEQKRSALYNATTHIYYDIIRHCADAVFSPTPVFERFANFWANHFTIGENSKSTHVLGHYTDAAIKANMVRDFAALLYDVETHPAMLSYLDAQYSIGPNSKLGREFHAKGTYADINENLAREMMELHSLSPKAGYAQADVREAAKVLTGWGYTMEIPDRDFPPGDRWHQMFRKAWHEPGKKTVLGQVFPEGKEGLHQLTDFLATRDEGREFISFKLAHHFIREEPTADDVAFISNAWRDSKGSMIAINKAVLQRATEPDARKFQQPECWLYQMLRISGASLFVGYEELEVFGPAERHPEKILDELGQNNWSIRQPNGFSDARSDWISPEHMERRVRLAQLTQRSGSPKLQANDIADRYQVLPETRALMEKSPMSDYGKFMLLFCSPEFTEA
- a CDS encoding CoA-transferase, coding for MAEFLSLHDAIAANVRDGDAVAMEGFTHLIPFAAAHEVIRQGRKRLKLIRMTPDLIYDQLIGMGAAEKLTFSWGGNPGVGSLYRLRDAVENGWPGPLAIEEHSHAAMANAYDAGAANLPFAVFRGYRGVELVRVNPAIRSVTCPYTGEVLATVPAIRPDVAVIHALRADREGNVLLEGIVGVQKEAVLAARRSVVTVEEIVGDFGERSRNAIILPSWTVSAIAVVPGGAFPSYAQGYYKRANAFYKAWDAIAKERDTFTAWMKENVLGKDVSAFARHARAS
- a CDS encoding AraC family transcriptional regulator — its product is MSDFRFSTGDYQQTDSIAVWREIFGQKIANLDMEPIAGQPFRGEVFVRTLPDLTIGLTASSPNRIKRTRALIADGNDDVMLGIMLTGRATIFQQNFGEVSVDTGDAVVWSNATPGHSHYSEPIEFLSIAIPRSALLPHLLHPDNAAPAIVPASNKVLRLLVLYVQAMQRTSMPQGLQSVAAMHVRDLVATMLGPTADAAHLAARRGVSNARLRAIKVDIAANFSRPDLTIGAISARHGMSPRTIGALFNREGTTFTDFVLEQRLAQVHRMLVDPRFADRTISSLALESGFGDISYFNNAFRRRYAATPSDVRAAAGPRG
- a CDS encoding DUF1501 domain-containing protein, which gives rise to MLTRRHILQSAAASVFFAGFPARGFTQTRELGKIGVIILEGGMDGLAAVPPIGDPALIKRRKDLVPTKAIKLNPFFGLHPSFAAFSQMLANGEAAIVHATSIPYTLRSHFEGQNLMQTGIAKPFAIQTGWLGRAMELAGIPGKSLALDMPLLIRGAADLDNLYPASIPGSEGPTRDLMTALEAAYTGDASEAFAKLAMRTGALEDRRREPAALAMHAGKEMAKPGGPNVSVIRVTDFDTHSQQGADEGRQADRHTIVDQIFLNYKHGLGDAWKNSIILTLTEFGRTVQENGSAGTDHGWGTAALIAGGLLKKASVVANWPGLGDKEMFEGRDLASTLDYRTICAAAIEAAFGLPHDEIAERIFMEPKLPHAYGLLFDA
- a CDS encoding AraC family transcriptional regulator encodes the protein MTAVTESSALYRFATDDFPDRDKASVWRDHFGDAIVNMDMTALGDEPFRSVCYIRALPDLNVWWCSITESEVRRTPVHVADADDSLVLAIVGQGRTAIVQSGREAVIGHGEALLWSAERTGVYRNLSAAGMVCLKFSRRSLAATVPDLERTLMTPIPASNEALRLLTSYVEIMRADPGSLAPELQALGVPHIHDLASLALGATRDARERAEAGGLSAARLHAIKADILANLASPDLGVDAIAARCAISPRYMRTLFERDHTTFTDFLREQRLRRAYRILSDPASLGRSIGTVALDCGYASISYFNQAFRRRYGATPTDIRNSAAKDMR
- a CDS encoding CoA-transferase subunit beta — protein: MSAYTPSEIMTVAAARALGNDDVCFVGIGAPSAACNLARRTHAPGITLIYESGTIDTKPEVLPLSIGDGELCDTALTTVPVSEMFRYWLQGERITVGFLGGAQIDRYANLNTTVVGPYDHPKVRLPGGGGAPEIAACCGEIFITMAMSKRAFVDKLDFITSLGHGGGPGDREKLGLKTKGPTRVMTDLCVFEPDPTTRELAVVALHPGVTREQVQAQCAWPVRFAAEVGVTPPPTETELGVLRDLQARTAKAHGEDT
- a CDS encoding IclR family transcriptional regulator C-terminal domain-containing protein, whose protein sequence is MSTAKPSAFSSSPEYMATLAKGLAVLGAFGEQRPAMTLSAAAAASGLSRAAARRVLLTLADLGYVTQRGRDFALAPRILELGFAYLSTQSWLDRAEPLMKELSHDVQESCSAAILQGSEIVYVARMPAPHRLMSVTIAVGTRLPAFHTSLGRVQLGFLDDAELAKRWAASPKARLTDKAIDGKAALIARIRADRAQGCAIVDEELEKGLRSIAVPIVTRSGEAVGAINLSAHSSRTTKADLRDRFLPKLEAVARAISRTLI